CAGCTCGCGCGCCTTGGCTTGGTGTGCCACGCCCAGCGAAATGCTGTCATGCGCACGGTCACGGATCAGTTTGCCGTATTCGTCATCCAGCTTGGATACGATGTATTCTGCGTATTCCCGCGCCTCGGCCTCGGTGTCGCGCACGATCATGTGGACGCGCAAGCCGTAGTCCAGCGTGCGGTTGTACTTTTCGGCCACAGCGTTCACATCTTTCATGCGCTGGGCGAGGTTTTCTTTGGGCTCGGGCCACATCAGATAGACGTCGCAATGCTGACCGCAGAGGTCGAGCGCCGCAGGGGAGTAGCCGCCAAAGTACAGCAGAGGACCGCCGGTCTGATATGGCTTGGCCGGATCGGTGGTCAGGCCTTCGAAGTTATAGACTTCGCCTTTGTAATTGATCTCGTCCTGCGTCCAGGCCTGTTTCAGGATCTCGACCACTTCACGAGAGCGCTGATAGCGGAAGCCGCTTTCGGCCACTTCACCGGGGAAATCCGAGCTGATGATGTTAACGGTCAGACGCCCCTCAAGCATGTGATCGAGCGTCGCAATGGTGCGCGCCAGCATGATCGGTTGCATTTCGCCACAACGCACAGCGGCGAGCAGGTTGATCTTGTCCGTGATGGGCGCGCAGCCTGCCACAAAGCTCAGAGTGTCCTGGCCAACTTGATAGGAAGAGGGGCATAGGATGTTGCGAAAGCCCTGTGCTTCAGCGGTCTTCACGATGTCAGAGCAATGTTTCCAGGACGACCGCAGGTCGCCATTCGGAACGCCCAGAAACTGATAATCGTCCGAGCAAAGTGCTGAAAACCATGACACTTCTGCGGCGTCTAGGTCTGGCGACGTGATGGGGACGACGGTCATTGATTCCTCCGAAGGCGAGCAGGCATTTTCATCTTGCATAACCAGCGCTTTGATGTAGATCAATGGTGTATCAATTTTTTTTGTTAGCGGTAGCGCGGTCACATGACGTCCATCGGCGAAGCAACAGCGATCCCTCTTTACTTGCAGATCAGCGAGACTCTGATCCGCGAGATCGGCTCTGGCCGACTAGAGGATGGCGCGCGTCTGCCGCCTGAACGCGCGCTTGCCGTTCGGTTCAACACAACCGTCCGCACGCTGCGCAAAGCCCTGTCAGAGCTCGAGAAAAAAGGCCTCTTGGAGCGGATCCAAGGGTCTGGAAACTATGTGCGCAGCAGGGATCAGGTCCTCAGCATCTATTCGATGCTGCGTCTGGAGCTGCACGAGGGCGGCGGGCTGCCGACGGCGCAGTTCCTTTCGGTA
This is a stretch of genomic DNA from Cognatishimia activa. It encodes these proteins:
- a CDS encoding LLM class flavin-dependent oxidoreductase; this translates as MTVVPITSPDLDAAEVSWFSALCSDDYQFLGVPNGDLRSSWKHCSDIVKTAEAQGFRNILCPSSYQVGQDTLSFVAGCAPITDKINLLAAVRCGEMQPIMLARTIATLDHMLEGRLTVNIISSDFPGEVAESGFRYQRSREVVEILKQAWTQDEINYKGEVYNFEGLTTDPAKPYQTGGPLLYFGGYSPAALDLCGQHCDVYLMWPEPKENLAQRMKDVNAVAEKYNRTLDYGLRVHMIVRDTEAEAREYAEYIVSKLDDEYGKLIRDRAHDSISLGVAHQAKARELADKFGYVEPNLWTGVGRARSGCGAALVGSADQVLSQIEEYQKMGIRAFIFSGYPHIDEAEYFGKLVMPHLKTCSMPEAYGRVPASTPATPLGVGERK